The Xenopus laevis strain J_2021 chromosome 4L, Xenopus_laevis_v10.1, whole genome shotgun sequence genomic sequence TTCTGCCACTAAACGCCCAAACAAGCAacgctgtattattattttatattattatattcatcTGTTAGATAAACTAAGTGAGAAAGTTTAGCAGGTGCTACTCTCTCACCACCAGGCACCAGCACAGACTATACCAATCCACCACCAGCACCAGCAGACGTACAGAAACATTCTACTAGACAATTGATAGCGAGCAGCACCCCCACCTGTTGGTTTGCGCCGCGAATGCTCGACTGCAGGAGCACAAGGACATGTTGAGTAATGTCGCCACCTTGTGGAAAGACACCGCGTAGTCATTGAGCGAGGAGACGAGGAAATCTCGCGTTATGAGGCGTTCGACATGTCTGAGTCTTCGCTGGAGGAGGTTGCTGTGTTGTCTGCGATATACTGTAGGGACGGGGAATGTGAAGTACTCTCCAGTTCAGGTGATACTCTCTGGCACAGGTTTATAACTGATAACTCGAAGCTCTGATGTTCTGCTCTTATGGCTCCTCCCCCTTAGTAACCAGGAAatatataaaaccacaaatacaaatgttgcatCATGGTAAAAGAAAATAGCGACCAATGCGTAACAATATCAGTTTATTTCACACtctttagtgttttttttccagttgcaaATCGTGTGTGGCTTcccttttctgcactgctgattctgacttttgACACAAAGAGACTCTGGGACTGGTGTACTCAGTAGATAAGGATATATCACCCCTCATTTTATTTACTATTGTGTCTTGTAATAAAAAGGTTCCCTGGAGACCCTTCATAAATAACTTTGTGTTAAAAACAATTCCCTTAATTTATAGTTGTACATATGTCAATTCACACAGATATTTGTATAGTCAGCCCTGTCCCTCCTTACCTAGTCACATGCAGTAACAGCCAGAGTTGGACTGGACCAGCGGGACACCATCCGACATGGCTGTGGCTTACCTAATCTTACGTTGCATCCGACTAGTTGACACCTCTATTTTGGCACAGCACGTCAGATCAGGCGAAAATGCGtggaaatcgcccatgtagttctaccctttggtacagggccagatttactcattggacgcccctaggcccactgctgctAGTTGCCCCCTGCACCCTCCACTTGacatgtgcacatgcgcaaatttaTTTCTTCGGGTCCAGAAAACTGAAGATTGGTGCTtgggaaatttaaaataaaacataaaatctcCAGTATTTCCCCAGTGCTTAAGAAACAATGTGGATGCAGCTGGGTggtatgccacccctaaaatcctgccgccctaggcccaggcctttgtggccttccaaCAAATTTGGGCCTGATAAGGCTGCGCTGCGGGTGAGCCCTTTCGATGATGGCCAGATACGCTTGTCTATGGCAGTTAACAGCACAGCCACCCACTAATTTTTAGGGTTCTTACACATAAGCACTTAGGGCTTGGGGCTTGCAGGAGAGATATACCCAGTGCCAGGCCAATACCGCACCCAAGGCAAGTACCTCTTATCCTGGTTCCCTCTTGCCTCTTCCCTTCAACAACAACCTCCCTTCTCCATCAGAGTAACCTCCCTTCTCCATCACAGTAACTTCCCTTCTCCATCACAGTAACCTCCCTTATCCATCACAGTAAATTCCCTTCTCCATCACAGTAACTTCCCTTCTCCATCACAGTAACTTCCCTTCTCCATCACAGTAACTTCCCTTCTCCATCATAGTAACCTCCCTTCTCCATCACAGTAACCTCCCTTCTCCACCACAGTAACCTCCCTTCTCCATCACAGTAACCTCCCTTCCAGAAGCAGCAACCCCCATCCCACTGCTGCCTCCTGTGTCGGATCACTGCCGCTCACTTCACAGAGCTTAATGCAAGACAGAGCAGATAGGAACAGCCATATAAtaatttttcttctaattttgcTCCCTAGCTGTAGTGCCCTAGGTagctgcctactcctagttctgccTCTGGATCTGCCTCTGGAATTGCCCACCCTCAGACACAGACGCTGTTGGGCAGAGCAGCATAACGTGATTATTTAGTGGGGCATAATGGGACGTGGCAAGGACACAAAATGGGAAACTTCAAGGAGTGGAGGTCACCAGACAAGTGGGTCTTTACATGATTCGGCCACCAACGCGCTGGGCCAAATCAGGATAATCTAATATTTTTGACCCTGAGCCAGTGATTGTAATGTGGAATTTGTGAGGGTCACATCAACAtactgatgtggtcctcatccaatagtatttttttttccaataagctCCTGATTGAGTCTGGAGGGGCAGAGTTGGCAGTTGTTATCGACCTTACAGTGGTAAGTTTCTGATTGGAACCAATAGAGTAGAGCAGGTAATTAAACAAGAAAGATAGACTTATGTTTCTTATTAACACTTAGTCCTAGCCTATTACCTGTTACTATAGtgattttaaggggttgttcatcttccatttcagttcagttgttttcagatagttcctcttaaataaagactttttccaattactttccattatttaatttttactgtttttccaaaatctaagtttaaagtttaatgtccctgtctcttgtGTGttcagtctggtagctcagtaattcaggtgcagactctaaaattttgcaacatttacttttatatatacaggtatgggacctgttatccagaatgttcgggacctggggttttccggataacggatctttctgtaatttggatcttcatatcttaaatttactagtaaatcatttaaacattaaataaacccaataggctggttttgcttccgataaggattaattatatcttagttgggatcaagtacaaggttctgttttattattacaaagaaaaagggaattatttttaaaaatttggattattaattttaatgcagtctatgggagagggcctttccgtaattctgagctttctggataatgggtttccggataatggatcctatacctgtacttttatatatacatttctcagcagcttctctggagtattagcaataatgaaactcagggattctgctcagcaggtacaaagataagaaatggatcaactaaatatCAATTTAGAATGggttacagggtcggcaaccccccttcccagagctgctttagaaggtgaaaaatgacactttacacttcaatattaaaaaaaacggtgacacatagaaaatagaaagtcattggaaaaagtcgttatttccggtgatctatctgaaaagtTGTTTGAAGATGACCAACCCTTTTAATaatacagttatggaacctgttatctagaaagctcaggacctgggtttttctggacaagggatatttctgtaatttggatcgccataccttaagtcttctaaaaaaaacaaaacattgaaatgttaaaggctggttttgcttccaataagaattaattatatcttagttatgatcaagtacatgatactgttttattattacagagaaaagggaaaccatttttaaaaatgttaatcatTTGATTACATTTTAGTCTAGGGGAGagagccttcctgtaattcgaagctgtctggataacggattcctaTATCTGCATCTCATACTGGccaatactttttgaattttgattccCAAAGTGGCATTTAGGAGCATTTTGACTTTGTATCTACACTGCAGCTTGGATTTTCAACTGCAAAGTGAGTTATGAACAAAAAAAGGAACTGAAATATATGAGCCTTTTTGGTTTAAGGCAATTTCCATCAATGGACAtgcaagttttcctttaatgggtaTATTTCTTTACATAAAGTCATGTTCAAGGAACGGAGCTGGCACTTTGAATATAAGTAATGAGTTCCATATCATTTGTTCATGGCAATAATAGCAAAGCGTTTTCTTTATGACTTGATGTTTTTGCAGATAGAAATTTTAGACACGTATGCATTTTATGCTAATCGTTTCAAAATCTCCCTCTCGGAATATATGTTGTAAATGTGCTGATAAAGGCGCATTAAGAACAAAATGACATCAAAGTTTTATGAGGTCTGACTATATTAGTACAATGAAAGCCGGCACAATAATAATTTACTTGTTTATTTCCAACGCCACTGCGCTGATGTACGGCTTTAAGGGACACAAACACTCAGGTTCAAGTTCATctaataaaattcattttttttttaaagttaggaACAAGTTTAGTTGGGTCCTTTCCTGAAGGATCTAGCTGCCTGTAACTGAAAGGATCTCAGTGTTTCTATGCAGCTCTGCTTTGGGCTAATGGGGAGAAACAGTCCATAATGCCTCCCATTCACTTGAAGGGCTAGAGCACatgcagagttggactgggccagcgggacaccgggagaaaacccagtgggcccggcCCTCATGGACCACTGCTGACCCAGGTCTGCACCCCTGTCAACCCAGCTTGGTGAAAAATTTGGACTAAGGAGCAAGAACTTCACACTTGGTAGCTGGCAGGCCCAGATTTCAGGCATGAGCACCCCTAGGCCGCTGGGTCCTAGTGTCTGGCGCACTAACaagtgcaacccccccccccgtaaacgttcactggagcactggggaatACGCTTAAAGAAGTATGCATCCCCAGtttgcagctgggtggcatgccgcccaagtcctcaccacaaatccaggcctggttgcGAGGGGGGGGGCGTACGTCGGGAGGCCTTGAAGTCTGATGCTAAGCACATGGGAGGTTCGATTGTTGTCCAAGGGAAGCCAACCCTGGTCAAATCATCCATGTCACTGCTTCTGATAATATCAAATGAAAAGCTCAGTGGCTGCCGCACATGGTACCTTAATAGGACACTGGGGTCCACCATGCATAGCCCTCTACAAAAACGTTTGTCACCTTTTCATTTGAAAGATGTTTTAGAGCAGCGGTGTAACTAAGTGGCACCAGGAACCCCTGCCAAGAAAATCTCTGGTAGGAGAGCAGCTGGGGGATTTCTATATTATAGAGGAAGGAGGctccacgggggggggggggagtcatgTGCAAGCAGTGGTGGGGCCTAGTGGTGCAGCATCTGGCCTGGAGCTGATGACCAGTAGAATAGAACATCCCAGCATGGTCCACAAACCGTTccactagatcagggatccccaaccttttgaacccgtaagcaacattcagaagaaaaaaaagttagggagctacacaagcatgaaaaatgttattggggtgccaaataaaggccgTGGttgctatttagtagcccctatgtggattatcaacctacattgaggctctgtttggcagtgcacctggtttttatgtaactaaaacttgcctccaagcctggaatccaaaaataagctcctgctttgaggccagtgggagcaacatccaaggggttggagagcaacatgttgctcacgagctattggttggggatcactgcactagatcATCCTTTTGTGTAGTTTCATTTATTTagattttgaataaaaatattttcaaaacatgtGGCACAAAGTATTTTGTTATTCTAAATCTCTGCTCCCAGACTCTATGCTGCCATCACTGAGGCTTGATGCTTGAATAACATgtttatactatactatactatagccAATTCATTGGAAATTCTACTTGAGTCGAGtgttcaaaaatgtctttataaatATGAAGTACATTaggactagtgatgtgtggaGTTGACCTGAAACCCACGGGTTTACTGGCGGTTGGACGGGCACATTACCAGGTTGGTGCCCAAGTTGTATCTGTTTTTATTGCATTCTAGACTTTATAtttgaaatattatattaatacagCTGTatacagtgagagagagagagagaaatacttttttttattgaaattaaaatgtttgtggTTTGCTTCAGTGGGTCATAGAATATCATTTGCAGCCCCAGTGCGTTATCCTTGTAACCTGTCCTCTGATAACCATACAACTAAATCTCACTCCACTGTAGAAACATTGTTCATAACTTTCTATCACACCCAATATCCCAGCATTTCCagttgcaactggttttcattattttttatagttatggggttttttttcttacatttttaagattatttgccttcctcttcgtactctttccagcttttaaaggagaaggaaagttgtttaccacttggggggtcccaaatgttaggcacccccaattgaatgtatttacttacctgaaaccctgggccggtgctcctatcagcagaaaactgcaccggcccgaggttatTCCAATGAGCCTCACAGATCCTTTTCTTccggtttcttctttctttaaatttcccggggcagacacatgtgcagtagaatgaaaaagccgtctttttagttaaagttcggcttttcagtctaatgcacatgcgcagtcgtgcgaagaaagaagaagccggaagagaagtgaTCCGTggcgtggtgcttgctggaataaccctgggccggtgcagttttctgctgataggagcacctgcccggggtttcaggtaagtaaatactttcacttaggggtgcctaacaataggcacccccaagtggtaaactactttccttctcctttaaattgggtTTACTAACCCTGGCAGcaaaaacctattgctctgtgaggctacaattgtattgttattattatgtattacttatctttctagtctcttttttagatcactgcctggttgctaggttacaatggactctagcaaccagatagctgctaaagttcaaaactggagagctgctgaacaaaatgctaaataacttaaaaaccataaaaaatgcaaataaccaattgcatattagaatatcaatgtccacatcatactaaaagtggatgtaaaggtgaacaacccctttaagaaatgagGATATTTAACAGGTATGTGGTTAATGTAGTGGAATTGCACCCAAGGTTTGATGCTACTGCCTCTATTCCTTCGAGCAGTTTAATGTACAAACATGTATGCAGAGCAAATCAAATTGGCAACAATGCAGTAATGCCGTGGCTCTGAGCTGCCCATGAATATCTTGGTTTGGGAAGGAGACTGTCGTACATCAGGATGAATAGCGGGATGATTTAAGCTGTTTCAAAATGTAGCTAATCTCTGATTTATTTCTATCCGTATGTAGCattgcagctgcctgaaaaattGTTTTCATGTTTTGCAGTAAATggaataacagtaatgattcagacAAGCGTGCAACGGATAACAGGATCAGAAATTCATCTAAAGCTTATTTTTGACCTGCCAGTTGAATATCCATCCAGTCTGCCCAATATTTCTGTCAGCTCTGAAGAACTTAGCAGAGCTCAGTGTAAAGACTTGAGGGACAAATTGGTTGAACAAGCCAAGCAGCATATATTGGAACCTATGATACATGACTTGGTCGTGTGGACACAACAGAATCTAAACAACCTCATTGTGCAACCCGAACCATCGATCTTGGAGGGACAGTTCCCTCTCTCATTAGACACAATAACGGAAGA encodes the following:
- the rwdd3.L gene encoding RWD domain-containing protein 3 — its product is MSESSLEEVAVLSAIYCRDGECEVLSSSVNGITVMIQTSVQRITGSEIHLKLIFDLPVEYPSSLPNISVSSEELSRAQCKDLRDKLVEQAKQHILEPMIHDLVVWTQQNLNNLIVQPEPSILEGQFPLSLDTITEEVTWTILLRLDHMRAKSKYVKTVEKWTNDLKLCGRLMFLGKIILILLQGDKQSTRDYLVLQKTCKVDVDSSGKKCKEKMISVLCETILPPKQKRFATFEVKEYSSGHLEWESEAVNLFQSLLSALAAFLRAQLAA